A window of the Mannheimia granulomatis genome harbors these coding sequences:
- a CDS encoding YqcC family protein — protein MKSQVKQYLSDLEITMRLHHLWESTPPSIEAMANPQPFCVETLSPTQWLQWIFLPRMQALLDANAELPRNFAITPYLEEALKNEVYLQAICGPILKLEMLLKD, from the coding sequence ATGAAATCCCAAGTTAAACAATATTTATCTGATTTAGAAATTACGATGCGTTTACACCATCTTTGGGAAAGCACTCCCCCAAGCATTGAAGCGATGGCAAATCCACAACCTTTCTGTGTAGAAACCTTAAGCCCTACCCAATGGCTACAATGGATTTTTCTTCCAAGAATGCAAGCACTTTTAGATGCTAATGCCGAATTACCGCGTAACTTTGCGATAACGCCTTATTTGGAAGAAGCATTGAAAAATGAAGTGTATTTGCAAGCGATTTGTGGGCCTATATTAAAATTGGAAATGTTGCTGAAAGATTAA
- the leuS gene encoding leucine--tRNA ligase — MQQQYNPSEIEPKVQHYWAENKVFKAVKDVTKEKYYCLSMLPYPSGKLHMGHVRNYTIGDVVSRYQRMIGKNVLQPMGWDAFGLPAEGAAVKNNTAPAKWTYENIEYMKGQLKMLGFSYDWDREVTTCRPEYYKWEQWFFTELYKKGLVYKKTSTVNWCPNDETVLANEQVHEGCCWRCDTPVEQREIPQWFIKITDYAEELLNCLDNLPQWPDQVKTMQRNWIGRSEGVEITFKIAGSNATLPVYTTRPDTFFGVSYVAVAAAHPLAELAAENNPALAEFIREAKNTKVAEAELATMEKKGMATGLFAIHPLTGKEVPVWVANFVLMHYGTGAVMAVPAHDERDFEFAQKYYLQINQVIQPLDGSEWDFSKAAYTEHGKLVNSAEFDGLEFDAAFNAIADKLESMGVGKRQVNFRLRDWGVSRQRYWGAPIPMMTTEEGEVVTVPLQDLPVILPEDVVMDGVKSPIKADPQWAKTSYNGKPALRETDTFDTFMESSWYYARYTCPQYHEGMLDADEANYWLPVDQYIGGIEHATMHLLYFRFFHKLLRDAGILNSDEPATKLLCQGMVLADAFYYTSPTNERIWVSPTQVTLERDEKGRIIKATDPEGRELVHSGMTKMSKSKNNGIDPQEMVEKYGADTVRLFMMFASPAEMTLEWQESGVEGAKRFLGRVWNLVYEYAQNPATVGLDVNALTKTQKELRRDVHKTIAKVSDDIGRRQTFNTAIAAVMELMNKLTKAPLESDQDKAVMAEALSAVVRMLYPITPHICFELWQALGNEKTIDFAPWVQADEAAMVEDEKLVVVQVNGKVRGKITVSATATEDEVKAIAKADANVAKFLDGQEIVKEIYIPFKMLSFAVKA; from the coding sequence ATGCAACAACAATACAACCCAAGTGAAATTGAACCGAAAGTTCAGCACTATTGGGCAGAAAATAAAGTTTTTAAAGCGGTCAAAGACGTTACCAAAGAGAAATATTATTGCCTGTCAATGTTGCCTTATCCATCAGGCAAATTACATATGGGGCACGTGCGTAACTATACCATTGGCGATGTGGTTTCACGCTACCAGCGTATGATCGGCAAAAACGTACTTCAACCAATGGGTTGGGATGCGTTCGGTTTACCGGCAGAAGGAGCTGCTGTGAAAAACAATACCGCACCGGCAAAATGGACGTATGAAAATATCGAATATATGAAAGGTCAGCTCAAAATGTTGGGCTTTTCTTACGATTGGGATCGTGAAGTGACCACTTGCCGTCCTGAATACTATAAGTGGGAACAATGGTTCTTCACCGAGCTTTATAAAAAAGGTTTAGTGTATAAAAAAACCTCAACGGTAAACTGGTGTCCGAACGATGAAACCGTGCTTGCGAACGAACAAGTACACGAAGGCTGTTGCTGGCGTTGTGATACCCCTGTAGAACAGCGTGAAATTCCACAATGGTTTATCAAAATTACCGACTATGCAGAAGAATTATTAAATTGCTTAGATAACTTACCACAATGGCCGGATCAAGTTAAAACCATGCAACGTAACTGGATCGGGCGTTCAGAAGGGGTGGAAATCACCTTTAAAATCGCAGGTTCAAACGCAACATTGCCTGTTTATACCACTCGACCAGATACGTTCTTTGGCGTGAGTTATGTAGCGGTAGCAGCTGCTCACCCATTAGCAGAATTAGCGGCAGAAAATAACCCTGCCCTTGCGGAATTTATCCGTGAGGCAAAAAACACCAAAGTGGCAGAAGCAGAATTAGCCACAATGGAGAAAAAAGGCATGGCGACAGGCTTGTTTGCTATCCATCCATTAACAGGCAAAGAAGTGCCGGTTTGGGTTGCTAACTTTGTATTAATGCACTACGGAACAGGTGCAGTAATGGCTGTACCTGCTCACGATGAACGTGACTTTGAGTTCGCACAAAAATACTATTTGCAAATTAATCAGGTAATTCAACCGCTTGATGGCTCAGAATGGGACTTCAGCAAAGCGGCCTATACTGAACACGGTAAATTAGTGAATTCTGCTGAATTTGACGGTTTAGAATTTGATGCTGCATTCAATGCGATTGCCGATAAATTAGAGTCTATGGGCGTGGGCAAACGCCAAGTGAATTTCCGTCTGCGTGACTGGGGTGTTTCTCGCCAACGTTATTGGGGAGCTCCAATTCCAATGATGACAACCGAAGAGGGGGAAGTCGTCACCGTTCCACTTCAAGATTTACCAGTAATTCTGCCTGAAGATGTGGTAATGGACGGCGTAAAAAGCCCAATTAAGGCTGATCCACAATGGGCAAAAACCAGTTATAACGGCAAACCTGCTCTGCGTGAAACGGATACTTTCGATACCTTTATGGAATCGTCTTGGTATTATGCACGCTACACTTGCCCGCAATATCATGAAGGAATGTTAGATGCTGACGAAGCAAACTACTGGTTGCCGGTGGATCAATATATTGGCGGTATCGAACACGCTACAATGCACTTGCTCTACTTCCGATTCTTCCACAAATTATTGCGTGATGCAGGTATTTTAAATTCTGACGAACCGGCAACCAAGCTGCTTTGTCAAGGTATGGTACTTGCCGATGCGTTCTACTACACCAGCCCAACTAACGAGCGTATTTGGGTCAGCCCAACACAAGTGACTTTAGAGCGTGATGAGAAAGGTAGAATCATTAAAGCAACCGATCCTGAAGGGCGTGAATTGGTTCACAGCGGTATGACCAAAATGTCGAAATCGAAAAATAACGGTATCGACCCACAAGAGATGGTGGAAAAATATGGTGCAGACACCGTTCGCTTATTTATGATGTTCGCATCGCCTGCAGAAATGACGCTTGAATGGCAAGAGTCTGGTGTGGAAGGTGCTAAACGTTTCTTAGGTCGTGTGTGGAATTTAGTGTATGAATATGCACAAAATCCGGCAACTGTTGGCTTAGATGTGAATGCATTAACCAAAACACAAAAAGAGCTACGCCGTGATGTGCATAAAACCATTGCTAAAGTGTCTGATGACATTGGGCGCCGCCAAACATTCAACACAGCTATTGCTGCCGTGATGGAATTAATGAACAAGCTAACTAAAGCACCTCTTGAATCAGATCAAGATAAAGCTGTGATGGCAGAAGCTTTAAGTGCGGTTGTGCGTATGCTCTACCCAATCACACCGCATATTTGTTTTGAATTATGGCAAGCGCTTGGTAATGAAAAAACCATTGACTTCGCCCCTTGGGTTCAAGCGGATGAGGCGGCAATGGTAGAAGATGAAAAACTCGTTGTAGTACAAGTAAACGGTAAAGTACGCGGTAAAATTACCGTCTCTGCTACTGCAACCGAAGATGAAGTCAAAGCAATCGCAAAAGCCGATGCGAATGTGGCGAAATTCTTAGACGGTCAAGAAATTGTCAAAGAAATCTACATTCCATTTAAAATGTTAAGCTTTGCGGTTAAAGCATAA
- a CDS encoding YcjX family protein, with amino-acid sequence MFSKIQHKLNNFVQRGLDNHLRLAVTGLSRSGKTAFITSFVDQLLHINKNGNPHLNLFAPARQGQILSVKRIEQGDLTIPRFEYDKNRQCLETQPPRWPDSTTGISEIRLAIRYQRQHSILRHIKETGTLYLDIFDYPGEWLLDLPLLSLSFKEWSQTQQTVHKEERAELAQPWLQAVKNLDLFAKADENQLAELSQTYTNYLLECKARGMQYIQPGRFVLPTEHAKGAPVFQFFPLLNLSESEWEKLEQSDQNSTFHTLKKRYQHYQQKIVKPFYEDYFSQFDRQVILADCLTPLNYGYHEFMEMKLGLQQLFKHFHYGNRSLFHRLFSSNIDKLLFIATKADHITSDQLPNLESLMRQLVQEGGLFAEFDGIETGYLAISAIQSTDAVNVTQNGKTIKAIRGIRSSDKKQVTLYPGSVPSRLPDKNYWQFNRFEFDQFEPKPLEFNQSIPHLRMDSVLQFLLADRFE; translated from the coding sequence ATGTTTTCTAAAATTCAACATAAACTCAATAACTTTGTCCAACGTGGGCTAGACAACCACTTACGCCTTGCGGTAACAGGTTTAAGCCGCAGTGGTAAAACTGCTTTTATTACCAGTTTTGTCGATCAACTTCTGCATATCAACAAAAACGGTAACCCACATTTAAATCTGTTTGCCCCTGCCAGACAAGGACAAATTCTCTCTGTCAAACGTATTGAGCAAGGTGATCTGACTATTCCTCGATTTGAATATGACAAAAACCGCCAATGTTTAGAAACACAACCGCCACGCTGGCCGGATTCCACCACAGGTATTAGCGAAATTCGCCTTGCGATTCGCTACCAACGCCAACATTCTATACTTCGTCACATTAAAGAAACCGGTACGCTTTATTTAGATATTTTTGACTATCCCGGAGAATGGCTGCTTGATTTACCACTGCTTTCACTCTCATTTAAAGAATGGTCTCAAACCCAACAAACCGTGCATAAAGAGGAGCGTGCAGAGCTTGCTCAACCGTGGCTACAAGCGGTCAAAAATCTCGATCTTTTTGCAAAAGCCGATGAAAATCAACTTGCCGAACTCAGCCAAACCTACACCAACTATTTGCTTGAATGCAAAGCTCGAGGAATGCAATACATTCAACCGGGTCGTTTTGTGCTACCAACCGAACATGCCAAAGGGGCACCGGTATTCCAATTTTTTCCGCTGCTGAATTTAAGCGAATCGGAATGGGAAAAATTAGAACAAAGTGATCAAAACAGCACATTCCACACCCTGAAAAAACGCTATCAACATTATCAGCAAAAAATTGTGAAACCTTTTTATGAAGACTACTTTTCTCAATTTGATCGACAAGTGATTCTTGCCGATTGCCTAACCCCATTAAACTATGGCTATCATGAATTTATGGAAATGAAACTAGGCTTACAGCAGCTTTTCAAACATTTTCATTACGGCAATCGTTCGCTGTTCCACCGCCTGTTTTCATCCAATATAGATAAACTGCTCTTTATTGCAACCAAAGCAGACCATATCACCAGCGATCAACTCCCGAATTTGGAAAGTCTGATGCGACAATTAGTACAAGAAGGCGGTCTCTTTGCCGAATTTGATGGTATCGAAACCGGCTATTTAGCTATTTCCGCCATTCAATCAACAGATGCAGTGAACGTGACTCAAAATGGTAAAACAATCAAAGCGATCCGAGGTATTCGTTCCAGCGATAAAAAACAAGTTACTCTCTACCCCGGCTCAGTACCAAGCCGCTTACCGGATAAAAACTACTGGCAATTTAACCGTTTCGAGTTCGACCAATTTGAACCTAAACCGTTGGAATTTAATCAATCTATTCCCCATTTACGCATGGATTCGGTCTTACAATTTTTATTGGCAGATCGATTTGAATAG
- the smpB gene encoding SsrA-binding protein SmpB: MAKKPKVASNTIALNKRARHEYFIEDEIEAGLELQGWEVKAIRAGKVNIGDSYVIFRNGEAFLFGAMITPLNMASTHIVSDPTRTRKLLLNKRELDSLFGKVNREGYTIVATSMYWKNAWVKVKIGLAKGKKLHDKREDIKDREWQVAKQRIMKNANRG, encoded by the coding sequence ATGGCAAAAAAACCAAAAGTAGCATCCAATACGATTGCGCTAAATAAGCGTGCCAGACACGAATATTTTATTGAAGATGAAATTGAAGCAGGGCTTGAACTACAAGGCTGGGAAGTTAAAGCGATACGTGCAGGTAAAGTGAATATCGGCGATAGCTATGTCATTTTCCGCAACGGAGAAGCTTTTTTATTCGGGGCGATGATTACACCACTGAATATGGCATCTACCCATATTGTTTCAGATCCAACCCGTACCCGCAAACTGTTGCTCAATAAACGCGAGTTAGACTCCCTATTCGGTAAAGTAAACCGTGAAGGCTATACCATAGTTGCAACATCAATGTATTGGAAAAATGCCTGGGTGAAAGTTAAAATCGGTTTAGCTAAAGGTAAAAAATTGCACGATAAACGCGAGGATATTAAAGACCGCGAATGGCAAGTTGCTAAACAACGTATTATGAAAAATGCAAATCGTGGGTAA
- the serS gene encoding serine--tRNA ligase: MIDQNLLRTNLEEVAQTLKIKRNFILDVERVKTLEEQRKTLQVKTETLQAERNARSKNIGAAKARGEDISALLAEVDSMGSELDSAKAELDKVQNEIRDLLLSVPNLPAEEVPIGKDDSENLEVARWGEPRQFDFEVKDHVALGENLDGLDFAAGVKLTASRFVVMKGKLARLHRALSQFMLDLHTEQHGYVETNVPFLVNHDTLYGTGQLPKFGEDLFHTQPLMGQDPNEVQRPFGLIPTAEVPVTNLVRDEIIDEDTLPLRYTAHTPCFRAEAGSYGRDTRGLIRMHQFEKVELVQIVAPEKSMEALEELTGHAEKVLQLLGLPYRKMLLCSGDMGFGAAKTYDLEVWLPAQNTYREISSCSNMWDFQARRMSARSKAKGDKKTRLVHTLNGSGLAVGRTLVAVLENYQNADGSITVPEVLRPYMGGTEIITV; the protein is encoded by the coding sequence ATGATCGACCAAAATCTGCTCCGTACAAACCTAGAAGAAGTTGCCCAAACTCTCAAAATTAAACGTAACTTTATTTTAGATGTAGAACGCGTAAAAACTCTTGAAGAACAACGTAAAACCTTGCAAGTGAAAACCGAAACCTTGCAGGCAGAACGTAATGCTCGTTCGAAAAATATCGGTGCGGCAAAAGCACGTGGTGAAGATATTTCAGCCCTATTAGCCGAAGTAGATTCAATGGGTAGTGAGTTAGATAGTGCCAAAGCTGAATTAGACAAAGTACAAAATGAAATCCGCGATTTGCTTTTATCTGTACCAAACTTACCGGCAGAGGAAGTGCCAATCGGCAAAGATGATAGCGAAAACTTAGAAGTTGCCCGCTGGGGTGAGCCTCGTCAATTTGATTTTGAAGTGAAAGATCACGTGGCTTTAGGCGAAAACTTAGACGGATTAGACTTTGCAGCCGGCGTAAAATTAACCGCAAGCCGTTTTGTGGTAATGAAAGGCAAATTAGCCCGTTTACACCGCGCCTTATCACAATTTATGTTAGATCTACACACCGAACAACACGGCTATGTAGAAACTAACGTACCATTCTTAGTGAACCACGATACCCTTTATGGCACTGGTCAGTTACCGAAATTTGGTGAAGATTTATTCCACACGCAGCCATTGATGGGACAAGATCCAAACGAAGTACAACGCCCATTCGGCTTAATTCCAACGGCAGAAGTACCGGTAACGAACTTAGTGCGTGATGAAATCATTGATGAAGACACATTGCCACTACGCTACACCGCCCACACACCGTGCTTCCGAGCAGAAGCCGGTTCTTACGGACGTGATACGCGTGGTTTAATCCGTATGCACCAATTTGAAAAAGTGGAACTGGTGCAAATTGTAGCTCCTGAAAAATCAATGGAAGCCTTAGAAGAATTAACCGGCCACGCTGAAAAAGTGTTACAACTTTTAGGCTTACCATACCGCAAAATGCTACTCTGCTCTGGTGATATGGGATTCGGAGCAGCTAAAACCTACGATTTAGAAGTTTGGTTACCGGCGCAAAACACTTACCGCGAAATTTCTTCTTGCTCAAATATGTGGGATTTTCAAGCCCGCCGAATGTCTGCCCGCAGTAAAGCGAAAGGTGACAAGAAAACTCGTTTAGTACATACCTTAAACGGTTCAGGTTTAGCGGTAGGTCGTACACTTGTGGCAGTTTTAGAAAACTACCAAAATGCTGATGGATCAATTACTGTGCCAGAGGTGTTAAGACCTTATATGGGTGGAACTGAGATTATCACAGTCTAG
- the trpCF gene encoding bifunctional indole-3-glycerol-phosphate synthase TrpC/phosphoribosylanthranilate isomerase TrpF, whose product MQNIKDSQPTILQKIVQDKAIWVAQKQRNFPLTEFQQKITQSDRDFYAALAKGTHQVPAYILECKKASPSKGLIRSDFNLDTIAQIYSKYAAAISVLTDEQYFQGDFRYIDQVKRQTTQPILCKDFMISSYQVYLARFYNADAILLMLSVVDDETYRELADLAHSLGMGVLTETSTESEFERALALGAKVIGVNNRDLHTLTIDMNRITRLVEKYQSQIPSDVCLISESGISDHNQVKKIKPYAHAFLIGSSLMGNTDLDNAVRAVIFGENKVCGLTRVQDIQAAYAQGALYGGLIFAEGSPRQLSLRQAQELVVNAPLRYVGVFQDQAVEFVEKIAKQLGLFAVQLHGSEDESYIELLSEKLGESIQIWKALSIDIEAETFDFNDNAKVSRYVLDSKSGSQQGGTGKTFDWSLIPPQLKQKALLAGGIKLENIEAALAQGCLGLDLNSGVESAKGVKDLTKLTACFEKIIQA is encoded by the coding sequence ATGCAAAACATAAAAGATAGCCAACCGACTATTTTACAAAAAATCGTACAAGATAAAGCCATTTGGGTCGCACAAAAACAGCGAAATTTTCCGTTAACTGAATTTCAACAAAAAATTACCCAAAGCGATCGAGATTTTTATGCCGCATTAGCGAAAGGAACTCACCAAGTACCGGCCTATATTTTAGAATGCAAAAAAGCCTCGCCATCGAAAGGTTTAATCCGTTCGGATTTCAATTTAGATACCATCGCACAGATTTATTCAAAATATGCCGCTGCAATTTCAGTGCTGACTGATGAGCAATATTTCCAAGGAGATTTCCGCTATATTGACCAAGTTAAACGCCAGACTACGCAGCCGATTTTGTGTAAAGATTTTATGATTTCATCCTATCAAGTCTATCTTGCCCGTTTTTATAATGCGGATGCGATTTTATTAATGCTTTCGGTGGTAGATGATGAAACTTACCGTGAACTGGCAGACTTGGCACATTCTCTCGGTATGGGTGTGTTGACTGAAACCAGTACCGAATCGGAATTTGAGCGGGCGTTAGCGTTGGGGGCGAAAGTGATTGGCGTGAATAACCGCGATTTACATACTCTTACCATTGATATGAACCGGATTACCCGCTTGGTAGAAAAATATCAAAGCCAAATTCCGTCCGATGTTTGTTTGATTTCCGAATCGGGTATTAGCGATCATAATCAAGTGAAGAAGATCAAACCTTACGCCCACGCCTTTTTGATCGGCAGTAGCTTGATGGGCAATACGGATTTAGATAATGCAGTGCGTGCAGTGATTTTCGGGGAAAATAAAGTGTGCGGTTTGACTCGTGTGCAAGATATTCAGGCTGCTTATGCACAAGGGGCGTTATATGGTGGTTTAATTTTTGCCGAAGGCTCACCACGCCAGCTTTCGTTACGTCAAGCACAGGAATTGGTAGTGAATGCACCGCTGCGTTATGTGGGCGTTTTCCAAGATCAAGCGGTTGAATTTGTCGAAAAAATTGCAAAACAGTTAGGTTTATTTGCAGTTCAATTACACGGTTCGGAAGATGAGTCTTACATTGAGTTGCTTTCTGAAAAACTAGGCGAGAGTATCCAGATCTGGAAAGCTCTATCGATAGATATTGAGGCTGAAACTTTTGATTTTAATGATAATGCTAAAGTAAGCCGTTATGTGTTAGACAGCAAAAGTGGCTCACAACAAGGCGGCACAGGCAAGACCTTTGATTGGTCACTTATCCCTCCACAACTCAAGCAAAAAGCGTTATTAGCGGGGGGAATCAAGCTAGAGAATATTGAAGCAGCGTTAGCACAAGGTTGCTTAGGACTGGATTTAAATTCCGGCGTTGAAAGTGCCAAAGGTGTAAAAGATTTGACAAAATTGACCGCTTGTTTTGAGAAAATTATTCAAGCCTAG
- a CDS encoding inorganic triphosphatase: protein MKNQNQAEIELKIMLDQQNVPLIKNWLKTATDFPCLSHRCDLLGNTYYDTPKLFFASQKMGLRVRAQNREFEITLKTKGNIVGGLHIRPEYNLPLPNNQPDFLALVEKFDLPFESADEIAQNLQAIFSTDFTRQTWLFQVGASQIEVALDQGLIKNQFSQEPICELEFEIKQGELADLFALVEAIPKADGMWLSNLSKAQRGYLSGQAVKFEQEIAKALQGENSKKLEQLLADFIRIADEKADVIERFNQCTHQNLISWKHAREWVKSKNYLISGLADLKTII, encoded by the coding sequence ATGAAAAACCAAAATCAAGCTGAAATTGAGCTAAAAATCATGCTGGATCAGCAAAATGTACCCTTAATTAAAAATTGGCTGAAAACGGCAACTGACTTTCCGTGCCTTTCTCATAGGTGCGATTTGCTCGGTAATACTTACTATGATACACCGAAGCTGTTTTTTGCTTCGCAGAAAATGGGGTTGCGTGTGCGAGCGCAAAATCGTGAATTTGAGATAACGCTAAAAACTAAAGGAAATATTGTGGGGGGCTTGCATATTCGCCCGGAATATAATTTGCCTTTGCCCAATAATCAGCCTGATTTTCTGGCGTTGGTTGAAAAGTTTGATTTACCGTTTGAGAGTGCTGATGAAATTGCACAGAACTTACAAGCGATTTTTAGTACCGATTTCACTCGTCAAACTTGGTTATTCCAAGTGGGCGCATCTCAAATTGAAGTTGCTCTCGATCAAGGATTAATCAAAAATCAATTCTCACAAGAGCCTATTTGTGAACTGGAGTTTGAAATCAAACAAGGTGAACTGGCTGATCTTTTTGCTTTGGTGGAGGCAATACCAAAAGCAGATGGTATGTGGCTAAGTAATTTAAGCAAAGCACAGCGTGGCTATTTGAGTGGACAAGCGGTTAAATTTGAACAAGAAATTGCAAAAGCCTTACAAGGTGAGAATAGCAAGAAATTAGAACAATTATTGGCTGATTTTATTCGTATAGCGGATGAAAAAGCAGATGTTATTGAACGTTTTAATCAATGTACTCATCAAAATTTAATCTCTTGGAAGCATGCTAGAGAATGGGTAAAAAGTAAAAATTACCTGATTTCTGGTTTGGCGGATTTAAAAACCATAATTTAG
- a CDS encoding BrnT family toxin — MKLEYDEQKSIKNTLERGLPFSLVQNFEFDTAFIKQDLRNEYSEIRYQALGLIENRLYALVFCLRNGAVRVISFRKANSREIIIYEKNRQSDNR, encoded by the coding sequence ATGAAATTGGAATATGATGAGCAAAAAAGTATAAAAAATACCTTAGAAAGAGGGCTTCCTTTCTCACTGGTGCAGAATTTTGAATTTGATACTGCATTTATTAAACAAGATTTACGCAATGAATACAGTGAAATCAGGTATCAAGCTTTAGGACTAATTGAAAATCGACTTTACGCATTAGTATTTTGTTTAAGGAATGGTGCTGTTAGGGTGATCAGTTTTAGAAAAGCCAATTCAAGAGAGATTATAATTTATGAAAAAAACAGACAATCAGATAATAGATAA
- a CDS encoding BrnA antitoxin family protein — protein sequence MKKTDNQIIDNENPEWTQADIDNALAFQQMPEQLQSLVLQSQAKKRGRPLSQSKKVSVTIRYSSNVIDAFKATGKGWQSRMNKVLEDYIAQH from the coding sequence ATGAAAAAAACAGACAATCAGATAATAGATAATGAAAATCCGGAATGGACACAGGCAGATATTGATAATGCTTTGGCATTCCAACAAATGCCAGAACAACTTCAATCCTTGGTGCTACAATCCCAAGCCAAGAAAAGGGGCAGACCTTTAAGTCAAAGCAAAAAAGTGAGTGTAACGATTCGTTATTCATCAAACGTTATTGACGCTTTTAAGGCGACAGGTAAAGGCTGGCAAAGTAGAATGAATAAGGTGTTGGAAGATTATATTGCTCAGCATTGA
- the lptE gene encoding LPS assembly lipoprotein LptE: MIKKLSIVFVLTLTACGWHFKNNEVLPESLRTLTFESADPHSEMSRILRTQLQLSDVKLVPSNANITKLRLVSTSTDSKVVSVFKQAREAEKILTLNVEAIADIPNKGQYPLEVSVHRTFFDDSRAALAKSAEKEMIMKDMYEQASRQLIIKMASLKKALSQAK, from the coding sequence ATGATTAAAAAACTCTCTATTGTTTTTGTCCTTACATTAACTGCCTGCGGATGGCATTTCAAAAATAATGAAGTGTTACCTGAATCACTCAGAACACTGACATTTGAAAGTGCCGACCCGCATAGCGAAATGTCTCGTATTTTGCGCACGCAGCTCCAACTCAGTGATGTGAAATTAGTGCCAAGTAATGCCAACATTACAAAGCTACGTCTTGTTTCAACATCAACAGACAGCAAAGTGGTTTCTGTGTTTAAACAAGCTCGTGAAGCGGAAAAAATCCTGACTCTAAATGTCGAAGCCATTGCGGATATTCCAAATAAAGGGCAATATCCATTAGAAGTTTCTGTACATCGTACATTCTTTGATGATTCTCGTGCCGCGTTGGCAAAATCAGCAGAAAAAGAGATGATTATGAAAGATATGTATGAACAAGCCTCTCGCCAATTGATTATCAAAATGGCGAGCTTAAAAAAAGCACTTTCACAAGCGAAATAA
- a CDS encoding YoaH family protein produces MDNSLLSLTHEQQQAAVEEIQKLMAEGVSAGEAIQLIANKLRQQYQTPETKNE; encoded by the coding sequence ATGGATAATTCACTTCTATCACTCACGCACGAACAGCAACAAGCTGCTGTGGAAGAAATTCAAAAACTGATGGCAGAAGGTGTAAGTGCCGGAGAAGCAATTCAGCTTATCGCCAATAAATTACGCCAACAGTATCAAACCCCGGAGACAAAAAATGAATAA
- the truC gene encoding tRNA pseudouridine(65) synthase TruC produces the protein MTLEILYHDDELIAINKPAGMLVHRSWLDKHETVFAMQTLRDQIGQHVFPIHRLDRPTSGVLLFALNSETARLMSEQFEQHKVQKSYLAIVRGYLQGEARIDYPLKVILDKIADKFSQEKEAQEAITDYKGLATVEMPYAAGKHQTARYSLVKLFPKTGRKHQLRRHLKHLFHPIIGDSKYGDLHQNRALSEKANVNRLMLHAYSLHFQHPKTLQKIEIIAPLDEQWQRLFTFFDWNFTQYY, from the coding sequence ATGACATTAGAGATTTTATACCACGATGATGAACTCATCGCTATTAACAAGCCCGCAGGTATGCTGGTACACCGTTCTTGGTTAGACAAACACGAAACGGTGTTTGCGATGCAAACCTTACGAGATCAAATCGGGCAACATGTTTTCCCCATTCATCGCTTAGACCGCCCTACCTCAGGCGTTCTGCTTTTTGCCTTAAACAGCGAAACTGCACGTTTAATGAGTGAGCAATTTGAGCAACATAAAGTACAGAAAAGCTATTTAGCCATTGTACGGGGATATTTACAAGGCGAAGCTCGCATTGATTATCCGCTAAAGGTGATTTTAGATAAAATCGCAGATAAATTTTCGCAAGAAAAAGAGGCTCAAGAAGCAATTACCGATTATAAAGGCTTAGCTACCGTTGAAATGCCTTATGCGGCAGGAAAACATCAAACCGCTCGTTATAGCTTGGTGAAACTATTTCCAAAAACAGGTAGAAAGCACCAACTTCGCCGCCATCTTAAACACTTGTTTCACCCGATTATAGGGGATTCAAAATACGGAGACTTGCACCAAAATCGGGCTTTATCAGAAAAAGCGAATGTCAATCGCTTGATGTTGCACGCATACAGTTTGCACTTTCAGCACCCAAAAACTTTGCAAAAAATTGAGATAATCGCACCGCTTGATGAGCAATGGCAGCGACTCTTTACATTTTTTGACTGGAACTTTACGCAATACTATTAG